The Deinococcus sp. KNUC1210 nucleotide sequence TCTGCTGGGGCCGCGCCGGGTGGTGATGGGCGACGCGGGCGCATTGACCGGGCCGCCCTACGCCCTCACCGACAACGAATTCACGCTGCTCCAGGACAGCGATCTGGTGTTCATCGACCCGGTCAGCACCGGCTATTCGCGGGCCAGCGAGGGCCAGAAGCCCGCCGATTATCACGGGTTCGGGCGCGACGTGCAGGTGGTGGGCGACTTCATCCGGCTGTACACCACGCGGGCGCAGCGCTGGCTGTCTCCCAAGTTCCTGATCGGAGAGAGCTACGGCACCACGCGGGCAGCGGCGCTCAGCGGCTACCTTCAGGAGCGGCACGGCCTGTTCCTGAACGGCATCGCGCTCGTCAGCAGCATTCTCGATTTCGCCACTGTGGATTTCACGCCGGGGCACGACCTGACGTATCCGCTGCACTTTCCGAGTTACGCGGCGGTAGCGTGGTATCACGGGCAACTGCCGGGCCAGACGCTTGCAGACGTGCTGAAGGAAGCCGAAGCCTTTGCAGACGGCGAGTACAGCCGCGCCCTGCACCTGGGAAGCCGCCTGCCGGACGACGAGCGGCAGACTGTAGCGGCTACCTACGCCCGTCTGACGGGTCTGAGCGCCGATTACGTGCTGATGCACGACCTGAGGGTGCCGCTGGGGCACTTCCGCAAGGAACTGCTGCGGGCGCAGGGCCGCACGGTGGGTCGCCTGGACGGACGCTTTACCGGCCTCGACCGCTTGCAGGCCGGTGACAGCCCCGACTTCGACCCCAGCATGAACGCCATCGTGGGGCCGTATACCGCCGCCGTCAATCATCTGCTGCGGGCCGAACTGGGCTTTCAATCTGACCTGCCGTATGAAGTGCTGACCTCGCGGGTGCAGCCCTGGAGCTACAAGGAGTTCGAGAACCGGCACGTGCGCGTTTCAGACACGCTGCGGGCCGCCATGCACGGCAATCCGCACCTGAAGGTGTATGTGGCGTCGGGGTATTTCGATTTCGCCACGCCGTACCACGCCACCCGCCACACCCTCGACCACCTGAGCCTCGACGCGTCGCTGCGCGGGAATCTCCGCGAACACTACTATGAGGCGGGCCACATGATGTACGTGCATCTGCCGAGCCTGGAGCAGCAGCAGCGCGATCTGAAGAGCTTTATCGAGTGGGCGAAGAAGTAAGGGGGCAGGTTACGAGCGGCCGCCTCAGGGTCTCTGTGCCAGCACTTCCAGATACTCGCGGTCTTCCACCCGCCGCAGCGAGGGATTGACGAGCTGTATCAGCACTACCACACCCAGCAGCCCAGCCAGCACGAGCAGAATCGCGGGCACCGGAAAGCGGGCCGCCAGCAGCCCTGCCAGCCCCACGCTCAGCGGGCCGGTGAACTGGGCGATCAGGCGGCGCACGCTGAAGACCCGGCCCTGAAGCTCGGACGGCACCTGTGCCTGCCAGATCGCCTGC carries:
- a CDS encoding S10 family peptidase, whose protein sequence is MSSDSPASPDAPFSSDPAQEGVKASEPTDQVSVTHHRLNIGGQELRYTATAGTVVLRDESEKDGVSEGAQPRVQVFFVAYALDTDDSQARPITFSFNGGPGSSSVWLHLGLLGPRRVVMGDAGALTGPPYALTDNEFTLLQDSDLVFIDPVSTGYSRASEGQKPADYHGFGRDVQVVGDFIRLYTTRAQRWLSPKFLIGESYGTTRAAALSGYLQERHGLFLNGIALVSSILDFATVDFTPGHDLTYPLHFPSYAAVAWYHGQLPGQTLADVLKEAEAFADGEYSRALHLGSRLPDDERQTVAATYARLTGLSADYVLMHDLRVPLGHFRKELLRAQGRTVGRLDGRFTGLDRLQAGDSPDFDPSMNAIVGPYTAAVNHLLRAELGFQSDLPYEVLTSRVQPWSYKEFENRHVRVSDTLRAAMHGNPHLKVYVASGYFDFATPYHATRHTLDHLSLDASLRGNLREHYYEAGHMMYVHLPSLEQQQRDLKSFIEWAKK